The Artemia franciscana chromosome 11, ASM3288406v1, whole genome shotgun sequence genome has a segment encoding these proteins:
- the LOC136033256 gene encoding zinc finger protein 239-like, whose translation MADLITVSEDSFIKNEAEDALPSDLEKPLPSPNHLLSPKREDVPLLNLPSISGPCKFEYDIEELQPKCSSSEGQLSPHVSGLHLQENASLVVSKNPSMSGFSIVYASKSDGKGLENKKTGLKSRLQSKKYGKLERYQRTQKEKKIYKCEICDKIFSRVHDFNGHQRVHTGEKPYKCDVCDKTFSLASNLNRHQRVHTGDKPFKCDVCDKTFSHAANLNTHQRSHTGEKPFKCDVCDKTFPGAANLNHHQRVHTGEKPFKCAECDKTFSHTSGLNQHQRVHTGEKPFKCDECDKTFSYAANLNSHQRVHTGEKPFKCDLCDKTFSHAANLNDHQRTHTGEKPFKCDVCDKTFSQASNLNRHQRLHTREKSFKYDVL comes from the exons ATGGCTGATCTCATCACGGTTTCTGAGGATTCTTTCATTAAAAACG AAGCTGAAGACGCTTTACCAAGTGACCTTGAGAAGCCCCTTCCTTCTCCAAACCACCTTTTGTCACCAAAACGTGAAGATGTTCCCTTGCTCAATTTGCCTAGCATTTCAGGACCATGTAAATTTGAATACGACATCGAGGAATTGCAACCCAAATGTTCTAGCAGTGAAG GTCAACTTTCACCACATGTGTCTGGACTTCACCTACAGGAAAATGCATCACTAGTTGTTTCAAAGAACCCATCTATGAGCGGTTTCTCCATTGTATATGCATCAAAATCTGATGGAAAAggtttagaaaataagaaaacaggTTTGAAAAGTCGCCTTCAAAGTAAAAAGTATGGGAAATTGGAAAGGTATCAAAGAActcagaaagagaaaaagatatataaatgcgAGATATGTGACAAGATCTTTTCTCGAGTGCACGATTTCAACGGACACCAAAGAGTGCATACGGGTGAGAAACCGTATAAGTGTGATGTTTGTGATAAAACCTTTTCTCTAGCATCAAATTTGAATCGGCACCAAAGAGTGCATACGGGTGataaaccgtttaaatgtgatgtatgtgaCAAGACCTTTTCTCACGCAGCAAATTTGAATACCCATCAAAGAAGCCATACGGGTGAGAAACCGTTCAAGTGTgatgtttgtgataaaactttTCCTGGTGCAGCAAATTTGAACCATCACCAAAGAGTGCACAcaggtgagaaaccgtttaaatgtgctGAATGTGACAAGACCTTTTCTCACACATCAGGTTTGAACCAGCACCAAAGAGTGCATACAGGTGAgaaaccatttaaatgtgatGAATGTGACAAGACCTTTTCTTATGCAGCAAATTTGAACTCGCACCAAAGAGTACATACGGGTGAgaaaccatttaaatgtgatTTATGTGACAAGACCTTTTCTCACGCAGCAAATTTGAACGACCATCAAAGAACGCATAcaggtgagaaaccgtttaagtGTGATGTTTGTGATAAAACCTTCTCTCAAGCATCAAATTTGAACCGGCACCAAAGATTGCATACACGTGAGAAATCTTTTAAGTATGATGTTTTGTGA